CAGGCTCTGCTGCCACAGCTTCTGCTGCGGATAACCTGGAACAGCTAATGGATGTCCATTATGCACCAACACGGGAATAACGTCGTCACTGACCAGGAGATGTCCCTGATCCATCAGATAGGAGGCAAGCGTGGATTTACCCGCACCTGAACGCCCCACCAGCGCATAGGCCTTATTGTCCAGCACAAGCGAGCTGCCATGCAGGGCCAATATGCCTTTTTGCATCAATACTACCCCCATACAGCTGCCCAGAATAAACAAGCGGATGCTATCCGGATCTGCGCCTGCTGCTGGAGAGACTGTAATCGTACTGCCGTTCTGTATAGAAAAAATAGCGGTACCCTTCACCATAAACATCACTTCATGCTCCGCGATACCCAGATTCGGCGTAATCTTCGATATCGCTTCCCAGCGCTCCGACAGACGGCCTTCAACTACCGACAGGCTCCCTATCCTACCCGGTTGATCCGTACGGGGAAGTTCTGGTAGCGCGAACTCACTGAGGATTTGTAGGCCAAAAGCCTTATAACCGTGGCATTGCACTGTGCCAGCCATACTGCTCACTCCATCTCAGTCAATTTCACCCGTTGTCTTGCGGATGACAAGTGGAAACGGCATTGCCTTCCTTTGAAAGGACGGTACCGTTTCGGAACATTACTTCGGATAAAGGGATAGCCCTGATCCCCCTCCAGCAAGCTAAGAGGGATTAGGGCTGAGCGGTAATGCAGGAAGACTAGGAGTGACTAACGATTTCATCTGGATCGGCTTGGAACGCATCGGCAATGGATACCCCTGGGCCAGCCATAGTCATTTTCACATCCAACACTTCCAATGCAGGCTTGCTGTATTCCTTTTTCATCATGTCACCCCCTTTCAAGAAACGTCCTTCAGGAGAGCCGCTTCAAAAAGCGGTAGAAAACCAGTCCTCGTGTAAGAAGGCGGAAATCCGTGTTAAAGATTAATAATGGTTCGGGCTCACTACCCAGCCGGTCCAAACATCCGGCGAGCCCGGGACGATTCAGATAAGACGAAGTACGGGGGTCTTGAAGCATCTCCCTCAGCTCCTGCTGGAACCTCTGCCACTCGGGCAGCATACGTGTAATGCCATCCGCCCCCTGAATCCCGCGCCGGGTCTGGTTAAGCCTGACCTTATCCGGCAGCCGCCCCTCCATCGCCCGGCGGATAAGCGAGCGGTCCATTCCGTTCTGGACGTATTGCTCCTCAGGCACCGACATACAGAAGTTGATGACACGCAGGTCATTGGTCGCATCCCGGTCCCATACCCTGTACTTCAGCGACAGCTTGGTCGCCGCCGTTCCGTTCACATTCCAGACATGCGGCTGGCGGAAATGCTCTCTGCGGATATCGTACACGGTCTGGGAAGCAGGCGACTGGTCCAGCTCCTTCAGCCGCTCCTGCACCCCTGTCCGCCGGGCAAATTCAGGATGGATCAGCTCCGGCGCAGCCTCCTGCTTCCCGGCCATCAGCTGGCCCAGGGCGGGGAATACCTTGCGCCCGGCAATCTTCAGCATTCTTTTGCGGCTTACTCCCATCGAATGGCTGTACAGCTTATTCTCCCGGTAAAAGCGGAACCAGCGGAATTCACGCAGCAGCTTCGCCTGGTAATCCAGCGCCGGTCCCCAGGAGATACTCCAGTTGCCCCGTTGTCCGCTAAGCAGCACTCCGGCATTCTTCAGTCCGGCTTGTTCATATATGCCCCTCAGCCAATAGGAGTTCTCTATGAATTTGTAGGGCATCTCCATAATATCGAGCCATTCGTCGATTTCGCCATAAGAGCTGCGGTCAGGAAAATTGTAAAAGCTAGGCTCAATGTTCCCGACATAGGCGATGGTCTCCTGAATATATGGACGCTCATCGGTCACCCGCTGGCCCAGCTTGAAACCTGTAAAGTGATCCAGGGGATACGAGCTGAAGGTGTAAAGTGGCTTGCCGGTGCGGCGAAGCTCCTCCGCTGCAAAGCTTACCACCGCTCCTGAGTCCAGCCCGCCGCTTAAGTTCGCGCCAGCTTCAAGGTGGGTGCGCAGCCGGTCCCGGACTGCGCGTCCGAACACCTCACGGAGCGCTTCCTCATACTCGCCATTGCTGCGCAGCCGGAGTGGAGACGGAGTCTGGAAGGTGTAATACCTGGAGAAGGTTATCCCCTTCGCGCTGACTGTCATTGAATGCGCCGGGGGAAGCTGCTCCACACCCTGATATACTGTGGAGAACATATCCGCGACATCCATCCGGCCCTGGCCCGCCAGATATTCCGAGATCCAGCCTTCATGCAGCGCGTGTCCGCCATCCATTAGCGTGAGCAATGGATGAATCACGGTGCAAAAGGAGAACTGTCTGCCTGAGCGGTGGAAGTACAGCGTCCGGCTCCCCGAGAAATCCCTTGCTCCAAACAGCGTCTGCCTGCCGGCATCCCAGATCATGAAGGCAAAATCTCCGACCAGATGCACCGGAGCCTGATCCCCCCATTTCTCATAGGCCAGAAGAATCAGCAGGCTGTCCGGCATCGACTCCTGATCCTCCCGGACAACCTGAAGTTGTCCAAAGAGCTCGCTGCGGTTATCGATGATGGCATCAGCTACGATCGCCAGCTTCCGCTGCGGATCATAATAGGGAAGCACCTCGCCCCGGGACTGCGGAGTAATCCACTGTGCATGGCACCCGAGGAAGAGTCCTTCCGTACTCCAGCCCCGGGCATCATCCGCCGGATAACGCTGCAGCTCCTGCATCAGGCGCGGGCCGAGCTCAGGGTCCAGCGGCCCATGCTGCATAGAATAGATCCCGGCGATTGCACTCATGGGTTGACCTCCAGCTGTCTATAATTTCGCTACCGTTTCAGTACTAGGTTCATTACAACAGGTTCTTAATAGTGAACACTTCTTATTACCTAAGATAACGTTCTTGCCATTAAATGTGAATAGTACCAGAGAGTACTTTTAGGTATCCTTTAGCGTATTGACTACAGTTAAAATCTATGGTATTAAAACCCTGAAATATGACCTATGGTATATAATGGCTTATACTGATATTGACTGATTCACCAAATACCTTTAATAGGAGCTAGATTCATGGACAATTACTCAATGGACCCCATCCTGATTCCCGTACCGGAAAGCTTCGAAAGCAGCCGCCTGCAAATCCGCTCAGTATTATGGGGAGACGGTGTCGCTGTACATGAAGCCGTTCGGCAAAGTGCCGCTGAATTAAGCCCTTGGATGCCCTGGGCCCAGCGTATCCCTTCTGTCGAAGAATCAGAGGTATCCATCCGGAAATCACGGCTGCAGTTCCTGGAACGCAGCGATATCCGGCTGCTGCTCTTCCATAAGAAGACAGGGCAGCTTATCGGGAGCAGCGGACTGCACCGGATCGACTGGCAGGTGCGTAAATTTGAAATCGGATATTGGGTACACACCTCATTCGCGGGTCAAGGTTACATCACGGAAGCGGTGAATGCCATTGCGGATTTCGCCATACAGGAGCTACAAGCTAACCGGCTGGAGATCCGCTGCGATTCCCGCAATACACAGAGCGCTCGCGTAGCCGAACGTACTGGCTTTACTTTGGAAGGTATCCTGCGCAATGACAAGACTGATGTACAGGGGAGCTTGAGAGACACAATGGTCTACTCAAAGGTTCGCGGGGTTGAATATTAAATGGGTGAATGAGGACAAATATACTATATGGAGTGATAGACCATGCAAGAATTGAAGTTTGTTAGGGATTACAAAGATATAGAGCCGCTGCGGAATAGCTTTTTCGAGCTGGCAAAAGATACGTTCGAGCTGGAGCTGGAGCGCTGGTATGAGGAGGGCTGCTGGACGGATAAGTATGTTCCTTATTCTTATGCGGAGGGAGACCGGATCGTGGCGAATGTCTCGGTGAATCTCATAGAGCTAATTATTAATGGGGTGAAGTCTCCTGCTGTGCAGATCGGGACGGTAATGACTCATCCTGACTATAGAGGGCGGGGCCTGTCTGCCCGGTTGATGGACAAGGTGCTGGAGGAATATGGACAAGCGTGTGAATTCATGTATCTTTTTGCCAATGAGTCAGTCTTGGAGTTCTATCCTAAGTTCGGCTTCCATCCGGTGGAAGAACAGATCTTCTCCATGGCCTGCCCCGGAGGTGCTGCCGGCTCTGGGCCAATCCGTAAGCTGGATCTAGCCAACCCGCGTGATCTGAGTCTGGTCTCTACCCTTGGAGCGCAGCGGGTACCGGTATCTGAGCGTCTTGGCGTAAGCGGCGCCCATGGACTCCTGATGTTCTACTGCCTGAATGTGTTCAGCGATCAGCTCTACTACCTGGAGGACGAGAATCTCATTGCCATCTTCCAGCAGGAGAATGGACAGCTTGAGCTGTTCGATCTGATCAGCACACAGCCCGTATCCTGCCGCGACATCGCCCTGAAGCTTGCGGACAGCGACACGGAGACGATCGTCTTCCATTTCACCCCGGATGACCCTGGCCTGGAGTTGTCAGGCAACAGCCATTCAGAGGGCCTATTCGTCCGCACTCAGGGCGGGCAGCAATATCCTGCGAACGTTAAGCATCCGGCTACTTCCATCGCCTAGGCGTACGCTACACTTTTACCCTTGTAGAATGTTCACAGCGTCATGAACTGCCCCTGCCGGGCCAGGTACGCTTCCTTCTCCTTATAGTCCGGCATGATACTTCCCAGGCGCCGCCAGAAGGAACGGTCATGATTCATATGCAGCAGATGACACAGCTCATGAATGATGACATAGTCGATCACTTCAGGCGGCGCCATGGCCAGGCGATAGTTGAACGTCAGCTTGCCGTCAAAGCTGCAGCTCCCCCACTTGGTCCGCGACTCCACAATCTCCACACTCTTCGGCTTCACTCTGAGCTGCGTCTGGTAGGGCTTGATGCGCTCTGCGATGATTTTCTTCAGACTGGCCGTATAGAACTTCTTCAGCGCAAGCTTCAGCTCCTCCGCCTCCGCCTGCCGGTCCCCAATCAGCTCATGCAGCGCATATTCCTTCCCCAAGTACAAGAAGGCTTCTTCGTCGCCCTCATAAGCCTTAACCCTCGGCACCTGCCGGGCCGCCGCATTGCTGCGCAGCTTCTCCAGAATCTTCGGGCCTAAGATTGCTACCGCACCGAGGATCATCTCTTCACTCGTTCCCTTGGGCGCCTTAACGGTAATGAGGTCCGAGCCGTCCACCGTTACGGATAGCTTCTTGCGCTTGGCATACTGGACATGTAACGTAACCATCTGATCTTCTAGTTGAATCTGCATAGCCACCATCGTTTCTGTAATTTCTAGTACACACTAATATACCGGATAACCGGATACAAACACCGCCAGATACAGAAGACCCCCCGCAATAAATAGCGTCGTGAGCAGGATATCCTTCCACTTCTTATCCTCCGTCAATAGCACAGCCGCGAAGGCCAGCGGAAAAGCTACAGCGAAATAACGCGGAGCAGACAGCAGCCAAGTCGGGGCCACCACATAGACGAAATAGGCGATTATGTACGCCATGTAGGCGGGATTAAGCTTCTTCGCACTGCGGAGCATCATGAAGAGAACCAGGAAGATCGCGCACAAATTCGGCAGCCACAGCCCCAGGAACGACCGGTAATCGGCCTCTTTGAAGGTATTCACCGCATACTCCATCTGATATCTCAAGGTATCGAAAAAGAAGTAGAACCGCTGCGACCAGTGCTCCCGCTGATAAATACTGAACTGGAACGCGTTGCCCGTCACATTGTAATTGATGTAGAGATAAGCCAGCAGACCGAAGGAGACGCTCACCAGGGAGAGAACAGCCAAGATCAGCTTATTCGTAAAAGCCTTCCGGTCCATAGTCCTATAGCCAGCGGCCAGTTCCCGGGCAAATTCCACGGCAATCGGCACGGCCAGCAGAATCCCCGGGGAACGGGTGAATCCGGCCAGCGCCGCACAGAGGCAGCCCAACAGCCAGCGCTTTTTGCGCACAAAATACAGCGCCATCAGGGAGAGCAGCAGGAACAGCGCCTCCGTCATGGGAAGGAAGAAAAAGAAGGCTGACGGAAAGATGAAGATATACTTCACTACCCGCAGGGCATTCCTGCGTCCCATATCCAGCCGGGCCAGTTCATAAGCGAACAACGCTGCTGCAAGCGTGCAAAGATTGGCCACGGCAAATCCGGCAGCCATATAATTGCCCGTGAAGAACTGCGCGAGCTTGATCATAACGGGGAAGAACGGCAGAAATACAATATGAAATCTGGGGTCCCCTTCCGTCACATACCACCGCTCAGCAATGCCCAAATAGGACATCGCATCAATTCCGCGGATATGCCACATCTCAATGAAGCGGGAGAACAGGCTGCCGGAGCCGCCCTCCCGAAGCACCCAGAATACATAAGCCGCTAGAATCAGCAGCACCCGGCTAGCGATCACCCACAGCACAATCTTCCACCAGGTCCGCTGCCGTTCCTCCGGCGAATCGTCTGTATTCACCGTCCGCAGTGCGCCGGGGCTCAGGATGTACCCGGTTATAGCAGGGATGGCCCGCAGGCCTGTCCAGATAAACAGGACCAGACAGAGCAGGGAAGCCAAGGTTCCCGCCAGGGTCCAGGTATGCACTGACACGGCCCATACCCAGACAACTATTATCATAACAAGTATAAAGAGAGCTGAAATTGCTGTATTGACCTTTTTCACCATAGCCTCCGGTTCCGCAAGCTTTGCGGTATTGATTTGTCTTTTTCTCATTTTCTTATAGAAATGCCCGTAGCACAATGATTAGTTTGAAGCGACCAAACCAAAAAAGGAACACCGCATAAAATTCAGCAGTGTTCCTCTTCGGTACAGCATAGGGTAATGCTTGATCAGGATTTCGGAAGCAACGGGAAATGACAGGCTACCGGACGGCCCGGCAGGACCTCTTCCAGCAGCGGCTCCACTAAGCGGCATTTGTCCTGTACGAACGGGCAGCGGGTATGGAACCGGCAGCCCGAGGGCGGATTGGCCGGGGAGGGCACATCTCCCTCCAGCATAATACGCTCCTGCTTGCGCCTTGGCGTCGGCTTCGGAATGGCCGATAGCAGGGCGGCAGTATACGGATGCAGCGGGGCCGCGAACAGCGCCTCCGTCTCCCCCACCTCCACCAGCTTGCCCAGGTACATGACCCCCACACGGTCAGAGATATGCCGGACTACGTTAAGACCATGCGCGATGAACAGGAAGGTTAGGCCCAGCTCCTTCTGCAGCTTCATCAGCAGGTTAATGACCTGGGACTGTACCGACACATCAAGTGCGGACACGGCCTCATCGGCCACAATAAACTGCGGATTCAGTGCAATCGCCCGGGCGATGCCAATGCGCTGGCGTTGTCCGCCGGAGAATTCATGCGGGTAGCGGTTCCGGCGGCTGGCATCAAGACCCACCAGCTCCATCAGCTCGACCACTCGGGCATCAATAGCCTTGGCAGACATCTTCCAGTGAATGCGCAGCGGCTCGCCGATAATATCCTTGACGAGGAAGCGCGGATTGAGCGACCCGAACGGGTCCTGGAAAATAATCTGCATCTCTTCCCGCAGCTTCCGCATGTCACGCGAACCCAGCGAATGGATATCCTGGCCCTTGAATAGCACCTGCCCCCCGGTCGCACTTTGCAGCCGGAGCAGTACCCGTCCGAAGGTGGATTTGCCGCAGCCGGATTCCCCGACCAGCCCGAACGTCTCGCCTTGGCGGATCGCCAGATTGACCCCATCCACCGCCTTGACCTGCCCGACGGTCCGGTTAAGCAGACCCTTGGTGATCGGAAAATACTTCTTAATATCCTTAACCTCCACCAGTACTTCTGAGGAGGCAGCTACCTTACGATCTGGCTTGGCCAATGTCTTGTTCATCATGCGCGCTTCGCCTCCCCGCTGGTATACGCTGAAACCGGCTTATCCTTGAACAGCCAGCAGGCGGCCCGGTGATCATCAGAGATCAGGAAATCCGGCGGCTCCTGGCTCCGGCAGATCTCCATCGCATGCGGACAGCGCGGATGGAAGCGGCAGCCCGCAGGTATCTGTCCTATCGGCGGGATCGTTCCGCTGATCGTATAGAGCTCGCCTCCCCGTCCGCCTTCGAACCCCGGAATCGACTGGAGCAGACCTATCGTATAAGGATGACTGGGATGGTCGAAGATCTCTTCCACACCGCCTTCTTCCACGATAGCGCCCGCATACATGACAGCAATGCGGTCCGCCATCTCAGCGGCAACTCCCATGTCGTGGGTAATCAGCAGGATGGACATGCCAAGCTCCGACTGAAGCTTGCGCAGCAGATCCAGAATCTGCGCTTGGACCGTAACATCAAGTGCGGTGGTCGGCTCATCGGCAATCAGCAGCTCGGGGTTACAGGCCAACGCAATCGCAATGACCACGCGCTGGCACATCCCGCCGGACAGCTCATGCGGGTACTGCTTCGCACGGATTTCCGGGGCCGGTATGCCGACCAATCTAATCAGATCGACCGCCAGCTTCAGCGCTTCTGCATCCTTCTTATTCTGATGCAGCCGCAGACTCTCAGCAATCTGTTCCCCTATGGTGAAGACCGGATTCAGCGAAGACATCGGGTCCTGGAAGATCATAGCAATCTGGTTGCCGCGGATCTCCCGCATCTCCTCCTGGCTCTTCGCCCCCAGATCCTGTCCATGGAAGTCAATGGTTCCATTCAGGATCATACCGCCCGCATAATCAATCAGGCGCATAATTGCCAGCGAGGTGACACTTTTGCCGCTGCCGGATTCCCCTACAATACAGACCGTCTGACCTTTATCCACCGTAAGCGAGATACCGTCGGTTGCCTTGAGCAATCCCTTCTCGGTCGCAAAGCCTGCGGTTAGTTTCCTGATTTCGAGTAGTTTTTGCGCCATTGTTCCAGCCTCCTCCGGGATTTGGTCACTTGCTGTCTGGGATCAAGAGCATCCCGGATACCGTCGCCGATGAAGTTAACCGCCAGCACGACGAGCAGAATGCACAGACCCGGATACACGGCTTGCATCGGATCAATTAGCATGAATTCCTGTGCACTGCTGAGCATCAGTCCCCAGCTTGTGGCCGGAGCCTGGATACCAAGACCCAGATAGGACAGTGCAGATTCACTGAGAATCGCTCCGCCGACCATCAAGGTGGCATTGACAATGATCGGGAAGCTCGCATTGCGGAGCAGATGCCGGAAAATGATCCCCCAGCTGGATACCCCGATGGCTCTGGCCGCCTCCACATACTGCATCTCCCGCAGTTGCAGGAAGGTTCCCCGGACCAGCCGGGCAATACTCATCCAGCTGGTGAACGCCAGAATCAGGATCATGAATTCAATCTTTGTGCCGAACAGCGCCATCACCAGGATATTCAGGAACAGGGATGGGACGGAGTTCATGACATCAACAATACGCATGAATACCGTATCTATGAATCCGCCGAAGTAACCCGAAATCGCCCCGACCACCGATCCGACCAGCACGGATACAAAAGCAACGGAGAAACCGATAAGCAGCGATATCCTCGCGCTGTACAGCAGTCTGCTGAGAATATCGCGGCCCAGCTCATCTGTACCGAGGAGATGGCCCTCCGCTCCCGGCTTCAGGTTGGCGAACATCAGATCAATCTTCTCCGGTCCATACGGGGTCAGCCGCGATGCGAAGATTGCCAGCAGCACAAAGATAAACAGCACGATCAACCCGCCCATAGCAAACGGATTGCGCGAGAACTTCTTCCACAGCACTCTCCACGGGCCGGGAGGTCTGTCCATATCCACCACCGGAATTTCCGGGTCGGTCCCGCCCGGCATCGGACTCATATCCGGCGTTCCCAGCGGCTTGGAGACCTTCCCTTTGATAAGCTCAGTATTGTCTGTACTCATGCTGCCTTCCCCCCTTGCTTACCGAGCTTCACCCGGGGATCAACGACTACATACAGTATATCTGCCAGAAGATTGCCAATGACGACCATCACAGCCGTTACAATAGTGACAGCCATCAGTGCCGAATATTCACGTGCAGTGGCCATCTCTACGAACCAACGGCCCATTCCCGGCCAGTTGAATACATTCTCAGTTAATGCGGCCCCGCCCACCAGGATCGGAAGATCAAGGCCAAGTATCGTAATAATTGGAATAAGCGCATTGCGCAGGGCATGACGGAAGACGACCTTGCGTTCCTTCACACCTTTGGCCCGTGCTGTCCGGATATAATCCTGATCCAGCACCTCCAGCATACTGGCCCGCGCATACTTCATATAAGAGGCCAGGAACCCAAGCGCCAGCACCGTTACCGGCAGCACCAGATGCATGAATAAATCAGCGATACTGCCTTCCTTGCCTCTTGTATGCATATCCGACAATGGGAACCAGTCCAGCTTAAGCGACAGCCACTGCTGCAGCAGAATCCCGAACCAGAAGGTCGGCATGGCGAAGCCCAGATATGAAATGAAGGAAGCCGTCTGATCCGATAAACCATAGACTTTGGTACTATTATAGATTCCCCAGGGGATTGCGATCAGCAGGGATACCAGCCAAGCCGCCCCCATCAGGATTACGGTATTGCCGATACGCGGCCAGAGTAAGTCCGAGATGGCAATATGGTTCTTGAAGGTATATCCCAGGTCTCCTTGCAGCAGGTCGCCGATCCAGTGGAAATACTGGATATGAATCGGTTGATCCAGACCCAGGTTCTTGGCTTGCTGCTCGAAGATTTCCGGCGTCAGGCCCGGCGCGAGCATCACTTGCGTAGGGCCGCCCGGAGCTGCGTGGATGAGAAGAAAAGTTAGTATGGTAATCAGAAAGATGACCAGTACCGATTGAAGCACTCGACGCATCAGATATTCTGTCATTGGCTAGCCTCCTAGAGATGGTAAGGCGATAGATTACGGAAGGCCCCCTATTTATACAAAAGGGGGAGGTGAAAGAGAATTCTCTTTCACCTCCCGCAAGTCTATTCAGTTAGCGGCACGTTACTCGGTTACCCACCATTTGATGGCGTGGAAGAACTGTCCGTAGCCCAGTGACGGCTCAGGAGCATCCTCCTCTGCCCAGTGTACTCTAGGCCCTGTTCCGATCGCCTGACCATACTGATACAGGAAGACATAAGGAAGGTCAGTGGAGATTTCCTTGCCTACTTCTTTGTAGATATCTTTGCGCTTGGCCTGGTCTACTGTGGAATATCCGTCTACCCACAGCTGATCCAGCTTCTCGTTCTTATACCAGCCGCTGTTCTGTCCGGCAGGCGGGAAGTATTTGGAGGAGAAGATACTCTCAGCATCCGGGTCCGGTGTATTCAGGGACCATGCCAGCAGCAGGGCCTGGAATTTACCCGGTGTCACGTTCTGGTCAATCCATGCCGCGAAGTCGATCGCCTTAGGCTTCACTTCAATGCCGACATCCTTCAGGTTCTGCTGGATAACAGCGGCTACTTGCTCGCGGCGGCTGTTGCCGGCATTGTACTGCAGTTCGAAGGAGAAGCGGTGGCCGTCTTTGGCAAGAATGCCATCCGTTCCGGCAACCCAGCCGTCTTCAGCCAGGAGCTTCTTGGCCGTTTCGGCATTGTAATCATAATTCACAGCGGCATCCTTCGGATCAGCCCAGGTATCAGGCAAGAACGGAGCGTTCATCAGCGCACCTACGCCCTTAAGGATATTGTCTACCATTCCTTGACGGTTCAAGGCATGGGCGATTGCCTGTCTGGTCTTCTGTCCCTGGAACAGGCCGTAGCTATCCGGGAAGTTCTTGCCGTCGAAGTTGAACATTACATATTCATACTGCGCGCCGGGCTTCTGGATAATATCAATGTTTCCGGCAGCCTTAACCGCTTCGACCTGCGTTACCGGAATCGCACTGATATGGTCCGTGTCACCCTTCATAATCGCCTGAACTTCAGTGTTCTGGTCGGCGTAGACTTTGTAGATAATCTGAGCGATATGAGGCTTCACCGTTCCCCAGTAGTTCGGATCAGCATCCAGGGTATGGCTCTCGCCCTGCTTCCAGGCTGTCCACTTCCACGGTCCGCTTGTGACCGTCTTGGCCGGATCAGTACCATAGGCATTCTTCTGCATTTCGGTCGGCTTCACATCCTTAAGGACATGAGCTGGAACAATCTCCTGAACCAGCGCGTACAGGAACGGGGCATAAATCTGGGACATTGTGAATTTCACCGTGTGGTCATCAACCTTCTCCACGCTCTTCACCTTGTCATATTGGCTGATCAGGGGCGAGCCTGTCTCCTTATTCTTGGCCGTTTCAACGGTATAGACTACATCATCTGCAACGACGGGCTGGCCGTCACTCCATTTGGCGGTATCCTTCAGCTTCACGGTGTAGGTCAAGCCATCTTCGGAGATCTCAGGAAGCGCAGCT
The sequence above is a segment of the Paenibacillus sp. FSL R7-0204 genome. Coding sequences within it:
- a CDS encoding ABC transporter substrate-binding protein, which gives rise to MAKKRKWWSGLLVLSLVGVLFTGCSTNNTAGSSTSAPAATTAPAESTAPDATEAPAADAPVDGGTLVTSTFSDIVNLNPLLINDTASGDVAQFVFAKLYNLDREGNVQAEDWSLAAALPEISEDGLTYTVKLKDTAKWSDGQPVVADDVVYTVETAKNKETGSPLISQYDKVKSVEKVDDHTVKFTMSQIYAPFLYALVQEIVPAHVLKDVKPTEMQKNAYGTDPAKTVTSGPWKWTAWKQGESHTLDADPNYWGTVKPHIAQIIYKVYADQNTEVQAIMKGDTDHISAIPVTQVEAVKAAGNIDIIQKPGAQYEYVMFNFDGKNFPDSYGLFQGQKTRQAIAHALNRQGMVDNILKGVGALMNAPFLPDTWADPKDAAVNYDYNAETAKKLLAEDGWVAGTDGILAKDGHRFSFELQYNAGNSRREQVAAVIQQNLKDVGIEVKPKAIDFAAWIDQNVTPGKFQALLLAWSLNTPDPDAESIFSSKYFPPAGQNSGWYKNEKLDQLWVDGYSTVDQAKRKDIYKEVGKEISTDLPYVFLYQYGQAIGTGPRVHWAEEDAPEPSLGYGQFFHAIKWWVTE